One Candidatus Marinimicrobia bacterium CG08_land_8_20_14_0_20_45_22 genomic region harbors:
- a CDS encoding tRNA (adenosine(37)-N6)-dimethylallyltransferase MiaA, producing MNNPSQPDNPEDSGSLNSVIFIVGATAVGKTATAIQLAKLLDGEIISADSRQVYRGMDVGTAKPTLNQLKDIPHHLIDLFDPDETVSAGMYRTMALETVADIQRRNRQPIFVGGSGLYIRAIQKGIFKDSRTDTSIRDKIHHELNEKGVASPYNRLMEIDPETAVKIHLNDSKRISRALEIFMTTGKTPSQLYREQKTDPPFNCRSFVLDMPREYLYRRIDERVDQMISDGLVAEVQKLLSVGFRRNLDALMTLGYREVIKYLDGECSHDEMIAQIKQNTRHYAKRQITWFRNQIIADWISVSPMDQPDEIARRVIDKLTGSETTA from the coding sequence ATGAACAATCCGTCTCAACCGGACAATCCCGAAGATTCGGGATCTCTGAATTCCGTCATTTTCATTGTCGGTGCGACAGCTGTTGGTAAAACAGCGACTGCTATCCAATTGGCAAAACTACTTGACGGTGAGATTATCTCCGCCGATTCTCGGCAAGTTTACCGAGGCATGGACGTCGGAACCGCCAAACCGACGCTCAACCAGTTAAAAGATATTCCACATCATTTGATCGATCTTTTCGATCCGGACGAAACAGTCAGCGCGGGAATGTACCGAACAATGGCGCTTGAAACTGTTGCTGATATTCAACGTCGAAACCGACAACCTATTTTCGTCGGCGGCTCCGGACTTTACATCCGGGCTATTCAGAAAGGGATTTTCAAGGATAGCCGTACGGATACGTCGATCCGAGATAAAATCCATCATGAATTGAACGAAAAAGGCGTTGCGTCTCCGTACAATCGGCTTATGGAAATCGATCCGGAAACAGCGGTGAAAATACACCTCAATGACAGCAAACGGATTTCCCGCGCGTTGGAAATTTTTATGACGACGGGTAAAACGCCCTCGCAATTGTATCGGGAACAGAAAACCGATCCGCCGTTCAATTGTCGATCATTTGTTCTCGACATGCCGCGCGAATATTTATACCGTCGGATCGACGAGCGGGTTGATCAGATGATTTCAGATGGATTAGTTGCCGAGGTTCAAAAATTGCTTAGCGTCGGGTTTCGGCGGAATCTGGATGCGTTGATGACGCTCGGTTACCGCGAAGTGATAAAATATTTAGACGGCGAATGTTCTCATGATGAGATGATTGCACAAATCAAACAAAACACGCGGCACTACGCTAAACGACAGATCACGTGGTTTAGGAACCAAATTATAGCCGATTGGATTTCCGTCTCTCCAATGGATCAACCGGACGAAATTGCTCGGCGAGTTATCGATAAACTGACAGGTTCAGAGACAACCGCGTGA